In Saccharomyces eubayanus strain FM1318 chromosome VI, whole genome shotgun sequence, the DNA window AGTGGGAAAGAGGAAGTCAAGCAAACTCCTGAAGTAAGAGAACTTAGTCCGGATATACCAAACAAGCCCATCATTGCTTACTGGACGGTAATGTGTCTCTGTCTCATGATTGCCTTTGGGGGGTTCATCTTTGGTTGGGATACAGGAACCATTTCCGGATTTATCAACCAAACTGACTTCAAGAGAAGGTTTGGCCAAGAGCAGAGAGACGGCAGCTATCAACTATCGGACGTTAGAACAGGGTTGATTGTTGGTATCTTTAATATAGGTTGTGCAGTGGGAGGGTTAACGCTAGGACGCTTAGGTGACATTTATGGGCGTAGAATTGGCTTGATGTGCGTTATCATGGTGTACATAGTTGGAATTGTCATCCAGATCGCTTCTATTGACAAGTGGTACCAATACTTTATTGGTAGGATCGTTTCTGGAATGGGTGTTGGCGGTGTTGCTGTATTGTCTCCAACTTTAATTTCAGAGATTTCTCCAAAACACTTAAGAGGCACTTGCATCTCTTTCTACCAGTTGATGATTACTCTTGGTATATTCTTAGGCTACTGTACCAACTACGGTACTAAGAAGTATTCCAACTCCATTCAATGGAGAGTTCCCTTGGGGTTGTGCTTCGCATGGGCCATCTTCATGATAGTTGGAATGGTTATGGTTCCAGAATCGCCAAGATTTTTAGTCGAGAAGGGGAGATATGAAGAAGCAAGAAGATCTTTAGCAAAGTCAAATAAGGTCACAGTTACCGACCCCGGTGTGGTTTCAGAGGTTGACGCAATAACTGCTAATATGGAAGCGGAGAGGGCTGCTGGGAACGCAAGCTGGAGCGAACTGTTCTCAAACAAGGGAGCAATTTTACCAAGAGTCATTATGGGAGTCGTCATTCAGTCCTTACAACAACTTACTGGCTGCAACTACTTTTTTTACTACGGTACCACCATTTTCAACGCAGTCGGAATGGAAGACTCTTTCGAGACGTCCATTGTGCTCGGGATTGTCAACTTTGCATCCACCTTTGTTGCGCTATACATCGTCGATAAATTTGGACGCCGGAAGTGTTTATTGTGGGGGTCTGCATCAATGGCCATCTGTTTTGTCATATTTGCCACAGTCGGTGTCACAAGATTATGGCCACATGGAAAAGACCAGCCATCGTCGCAAAGCGCAGGTAATGTCATGATTGTTTTTACgtgttttttcattttctgttttgCTATTACTTGGGCCCCAATCGCCTACGTCATTGTAGCAGAAAGTTACCCATTAAGAGTGAGGAATCGTGCTATGGCTATTGCAGTTGGAGCAAACTGGATGTGGGGCTTTTTGATCGGCTTTTTCACACCCTTTATTACTAGAGCCATAGGTTTCTCTTATGGCTACGTTTTCATGGGCTGTTTAATCTTTTCCTACttttatgttttcttctttgtttgtgAGACAAAGGGACTAACTCTAGAAGAAGTCAACGAAATGTATGAAGAGAGGATAAAGCCATGGAAGTCTGGCGACTGGGTACCAAGCGCTAAGAGGTTAGAACAACTAACAGATGGTACCCCGCTAGACACAGAGGATATTAAATAGTCTTTGAactttatatttataatgcctgatgaacaaaaatacTAATAGTYAATATTTTYgagatgaaaagaaaaattcttgtATGTCTTTTGGCGAAAATTAAGCCTTTGTACGTTTTATTCTTAGTGTCACAAATGGGGGAAAAGCGAATATTTGCGTCGCTAGACTGAAAGATCAGTCTTAGCTCAGAAGAAATGTCAGGGACCCATATTTGGGCAGTAGAGAATGTTGTTAGAAAGAACTACTACCCGAGTAAGCAATCAATAGCTGGTTGCAGTCGCTTCCTAGAGACTCTTTAAAAACGAACCTTACTTCTGTCGTAGTTGAGTTTGATGAAACCTCTCAGAGCCTGTGCTGTGCGGCCGCAAAAGTGGGCGTGTTTCGTCTCATCTGCGGTAGGCCATCCTAGCCAAACCTCTGTTAAATCTAATGTTTTACGAAGTTTTCCGCCATATAACGCTACTGTCGTTCTGCTTTGGAACTGAGAATGCTCAAAATTTTGCCGATTGCCTCCGTCAAATGCATCCATTCACATCCATTTGCTATCCTAGCCTTCCCCCTATAATCTAGTTTTACCGCTTATTCAATCTAAATGTCATTTGTTAGGTCACGTTGTATAAGGTGTTTCGATAAATAGCAGTGGGCATTACAGCATCAACCCTCAATGCGCATGAGTTGAAACCAAAAAGGCCCTTCCATTTACAGACTGAGCCGCCGAACATATGCCTGCGTGATCTGGATTATACCCGGTGAATTTCAACTCGTTCTTAACTTTGCTGAGTAAGTGGGGAGGCGCAGTCGTCATGACCATATCGGCTGTCGGAGAGGCGACATTACTGTTATCAAAATTCTTACCAAGTTACGGATTGTTGTGTAACATCACTAGTTATCTGGTGTTAACTATCTCATTCTTCTCGAGTACAGCATTATGGTCGAAATGAGGTACTCACTCAATCAAGTTATTCAGTTGGCCCGATCTgtacaagaagaaaaacgatGATACTGATCAAATGGAACACAGTTTCATAATACAATTCATTTCAGATATCTCTTGCTTGCTCCTTTATATACTTCAATGACTTTGTTAAAAAGTTTTGCGAAAGTCTATACCCTTATGTATCTATATTTAGATGGCAGCTATAACTAAACAgctttttctattattttatcGTTCTTGCTCATCAAAGTATCCTTTCATTAAAAATCTCCACCGTCAAATCCGCCGTCAAATCCGCCGTCATAGCCACCGTCGAAGTCACCACCATTGTCATCACCGTAGTAGTTGTTTTCGACATAGACATTATCTTGGTCGTGGTTATCAAATGCATTTTCCAGCATGGCTCCACCCAATAAACCAGCACCAACACCGAGTAGACCACCCATCATGGCGTTGCTACGCCCACCACTTTTCTTAGCGTTTGGGGCGGCACCATAGTATGCTTGCTGTggtgctgctgctgccatGGGGGGTTGCTGTGAATAGTAggcttgttgttgttgaggGTATTGAGCCTGTTGGGGCTGATAGTAGCGAGCTTGCTGAGCTTGCGCCTGAGGTTGCGACTGTGAAGAGTACGCTGGAGGAGCTTGATCTGCCTGTTGACGTGCACTTTTCTCATTGCTAGCACCTGGTGGGGGACCTGTAGGTCTTGACCATGTGGTACCCTTGGGTGCTTCCCACTGGGAGCTGTTCGTCGATAAATCTACATAAAACCAAGTTTGGTACTCGTCATCAAACACCGCCTTCCAACCAGAAGGCACTTGAGGGGGATTACTCTTGCTTTGTCCCATCACTTACACTAATATTCTAGGACTTTAACGTTTACTTGTTGGGTTAAACCTGCTACAAGAGCTCGAAAGAAACCCTTTATCTATCACGAGTTTTCTAAAGTTTTTCCTTCAGGCAGAGCCGGCTCGCTCTGGTGGACGAAACAAAAGCCTGTTGaaataatacaaaattCGTTAAAACGTCTGAAGGCTTGTATTTCTCACAAGGAAAAAGACGATATACTGTTATATGAATCCAGATTACTCAATAAAACGTGTCTGTGTCTGTGTGCTTAAGATATAGTGCTTCTTTAGAAAAAGGTAGTTCGTTTCcagtatttcttttcttctcccCACTTAACTTGTTGCGGTTCGAAGAAAATTACGCATAAACAATCGAAGAAAGGTAAAAGTTGCGCTGCGAAGTCATGTGTCCGTTCCCCCTAGCTGAGTTTCCATTGCGTGAACTTCCTGTTCCCTATAACTACCGTGTGTCCAGCGACAAAAGCACTCTAGAGAGTGGTAGTGCGGTGGTTGCTGCCGCTGGTACTCATCGAAATTCCACGAAAACCAATGTGGTTGACATGCAAGATGGTGATGAGGATAGCAGTGAACTCCAGAGGAAAAGAACTGTTGGTTCTGGTGAGTCTACTCCAGAACACgagaatttcaaaagatcaaagTCAAACAATCACGAATCCTTTCGTCAACCTAATTTCCAGTGTGCTGTTGAATCATCCATGGATATTGATGGTATCCATAACTTGTCAGAGCTACCTAATGATGCAGAGAGTCTTTCGATACCCGTTGACGATACATCGGCTGCTCCTGCTGCGACTAATACGGCTGCGACAGCAGGTAGTGATACCAACATCAACATTAACAACACTGCCATCAATAGTATCAATCTCATGGAAGAGGGCGCCCTGCCGTTGTCGCCGACAGCTTCTTCTCCAGGTACCACGACCCCATTAGCTAAAACCACGaaaggaaataaaaacaacgaTATTACCGATTTAATAGAGTCTAAAGATTCTATCATCTCCCCAGAATACCTGTCTGATGAAATTTTCTCTGCAATAAACAATAATTTACCTCACGCgtattttaaaaatttgttgtttaGGTTAGTTGCGAACATGGATAGGAGTGAACTATCTGATTTGGGAACTCTAATAAAGGACAACCTAAAGAGAGACCTGATCACATCTCTACCTTTTGAAATAAGCCTAAAAGTTTTTAATTATTTACAATTTGATGATATCATAAATTCGCTTAGGGTTTCGCAGAGTTGGAACAAGGTAATCAAGAAATCCACTTCCTTATGGAAAAAACTACTGGTATCTGAAAACTTTGTCAGTTCAGAAAAGTTTAACTCATTCAACCTCAAACTGTCAGAGAAATACCCAAAACTTCTACAACAAGATCGACTTAGATTGTATTTCCTGGAAAGTATGTTTATCCTGAAGAATTGGTATAATCCGAAATTTTTGCCACAAAGGACTACGTTAAGAGGCCATATGACAAGCGTTATTACATGTTTGCAGTTTGAAGATAACTATGTCATCACAGGAGCAGATGACAAAATGATTAGAATCTATGATTcgataaataaaaaattccTATTGCAACTGTCAGGTCATGATGGTGGGGTTTGGGCTTTGAAATATGTACATGGTGGTATCTTGGTCAGTGGTTCCACCGATAGAACGGTGCGAGTTTGGGATATCAAGAAGGGCTGTTGTACACATGTGTTCAAGGGCCACAACTCAACGGTGAGATGTCTCGATATAGTAGAATACAAGAATACCAAGTATATTGTTACTGGTTCGAGAGATAACACCTTACACATCTGGAAATTGCCCGAGGAGACTTCCACTACAGAACGTCAAGACGATTATCCGTTGGTATTTCATACCCCGGAGGAAAATCCATATTTTGTGGGTGTTTTAAGAGGGCACATGGCATCTGTAAGAACTGTTTCTGGACATGGTAATATTGTTGTCAGTGGGTCCTATGACAACACACTGATCGTATGGGATGTCGCCCAAATGAAATGTCTTTATATTCTAAGTGGACACACAGATCGTATCTATTCAACTATCTATGATCACAAAAGGAAACGATGTATCTCTGCAAGTATGGATTCCACCATAAGAATTTGGGACCTGGAAAATATTTGGAATAACGGAGAATGCTCGTACGCGACAAACTCTGCGTCCCCATGCGCCAAGATTCTGGGTGCCATGTATACCCTACACGGTCATACGGCATTGGTCGGTTTATTAAGACTGTCTGATAAATTTTTAGTCAGTGCTGCTGCGGACGGTTCGATAAGGGGTTGGGATGCAAACGATTACTCTAGAAAATTCTCCTATCATCACACCAATTTAAGCGCGATTACAACGTTCTACGTTTCAGACAATATTTTGGTAAGTGGATCTGAGGGTCAGTTCAATATTTACAATCTAAGAAGTGGGAAACTGGTTCATTCAAACATCTTAAAAGATGCTGATCAGATCTGGTCAGTTAATTTTAAAGGCAAAACGCTGGTAGCAGCGGTGGAGAAAGATGGACAGAGTTTCTTAGAAATTTTGGACTTCAGCAAAATGTCCAAAATCAACTACGTTAGCAATCCAGCAAActcctcttcatcatccttGGAGTCCATTTCTACTTCTCTAGGATTAGCAAGGACCACTATAATACCATAACAAAGCCTTTCAAAGAACACGCATAATTTTCGTACTTAAATAAATAGTTCAAGAAATATCTATATAACCAGTAAcgagtaaaaaaaagaaaacaagaaacatATTTCGTGAGTATTTAAGTAGTTTTCAGTCGCCTGCCTAGAGTTATTTACCTTACGACATTGGTACTGTCTCTCAaatgttttgaagattttgcCGAATTACTTCCAGATTTTTTGCGTAAATCTAGAACTATTCAACAGCCTACTCACTCCAATCATACAAGCCGCTATAATCTTCTTTGGCGAAAGTTTCAACCTTTCTATACCCTTCTTTGCTATTATCCGTCATTTTCGTTGACAGTGATAAACGCGTGACctgaaagaagaaaagtatCAATAACGCGTAAAATCAAATGGAATCTCAAATTTTATAAGATTAAAGATTCTCTTATTCACATCTCACAGGGAGTTACTGAAAGCAAGATATCCGGAGTCCATCGCCAGAATTGTAAAGAACTGAAGCACAATGGGGCGTTTGGTTGGCTTAGAGCTGAGTAATTTCAAGTCCTACAGAGGAATCACCAAAGTAGGATTTGGTGAATCGAACTTCACAAGTATTATCGGGCCTAACGGTTCCGGTAAATCAAATATGATGGATGCCATTTCGTTTGTGCTTGGTGTACGGAGTAATCATTTGAGGTCAAACATCTTAAAGGATTTAATCTATAGGGGGGTCTTGAACGATGGtaatgatgacgatatTGACAGTGCTGGTGACGATGATGCGATTATCTCCAACCCAAACTCTGCATACGTGAAGGCATTTTACCAAAAGGGGAGCAAACTAGTAGAGCTTACGAGGCTAATTTCTAGAAATGGTGACACTACTTATAAGATCGATGGGAAAACTGTCACCTATAAGGACTACTCCATATTCctagaaaatgaaaatattcttatCAAAGCTAAAAATTTCTTAGTGTTTCAGGGTGATGTTGAACAAATTGCCGCCCAATCTCCCACGGATTTATCTAGAATGTTTGAAGAAGTATCAGGTTCCATTCAATACAAAAAGGAATATGATGagttaaaggaaaaaatcgaaaagTTAAGTAAATCCGCAACCGAATCCATCAAAAACAGAAGGAGAATTCACGGAGAGTTGAAAACATACAAAGAAGGTATCAATAAGAATGAAGAATACAGAAAACAAgttgacaaaaaaaatgaattacaaaaatttcaggCCCTATGGCAACTATATCATTTAGAAcagaagaaggaagagcTAACGGATAAGTTGTCGGTATCAAACTCTGAAATATCATcgttgaaagaaagaataaataacGAAACAAAATCACTACAACGCTCAAAATCTTCCTTTGTCAAGGAGAGTACTGTTATTTCTAAACAGAAGAGTAAACTAGACTATATTGTCaaggataaagaaaagctaGTTTCGGATTTACGGCTAATAAAAGTGCCTCAGCAAGCAGCAGGAAGACGTATATCTCATATCGagaaaagaattggaagtTTACAGAGAGATCTTGAAAGACAAGAATCTTATGTAGAGAGATTTGAAACACAACTAAAAGTGATAaccaaatcaaagaaaactttcgaagatgaaatcaaagaatctgCGAGAAACTATGATAAGTTCAAgttgaatgaaaatgatttaAAAGCCTACGATAATTTGCATGAAAAATACTTAACTCAAGGTGGGTCGATcctagaagaaaaaatctcGCTTTCCAATAACGATAAACAGGAAATTGTAGATGAATTAGACAGATTCAACAAAAGAGCTGACATatccaaaagaagaataacAGAAGAACTTTTCATAACGGGTGAAAAGTTGGACACTCAACTGAATGATTTAAGAGCGTCTttgaacgaaaaaaatgccCTTCATACTGAACGTTTAAATGAACTAAAAAAGCTACAATCTGACATTGAGTCCGCGAATAACCAAGAATACGActtgaatttcaaattgaGAGAAACCTTGGTCAAGATCGATGACTTGAGTGCTAACCAAAGAGaaacaatgaaagaaagaaaattaagGGAAAATATAGCAatgttgaaaagattttttcctgGGGTGAAAGGCCTTGTCCATGATCTTTGTCACccaaaaaaggaaaaatatgGCCTGGCAGTGTCCACCATCTTGGGTAGGAACTTTGATTCTGTCATTGTAGAAAATTTAACAGTAGCCCAGGAGTGTATTgcatttctcaaaaaacAACGTGCAGGTACCGCATCCTTCATACCACTCGACACTATTGAAACTGAATTACCCACATTATCTTTACCTGATTCACAGGACTATATTCTGTCAATAAATGCCATTGATTACGAACCAGAATACGAAAAAGCAATGCAGTATGTATGTGGTGATTCTATCATCTGTAACACACTAAACATTgccaaagatttgaaatgGAAGAAAGGCGTCAGAGCTAAGTTAGTTACGATCGAAGGGGCTTTAATTCATAAAGCCGGTTTAATGACAGGTGGTATATCGGGTGACACTAATAATAGATGGGACAAAGAAGAGTATCAAAGCTTAATGTCCTTGAAGGACAAGTTACTAATACAAATAGACGAGCTTTCCAACAATCAACGGTCTTGTTCCATTAGGGCCAGGGAGGTCGAAAACAGTGTTTCGCTATTGAATTCCGATATAGCAAGTTTGAGAACTCAGGTGACCCAACAAAAGCGTTCCTTGGATGAAAATAAACTAGAGATAAAATACCATAATGACTTGATAGATAATGAAATCCAACCAAAGATAACCGAAttggagaaaaaactaGGACATTTGGAAGAGACTAAAAATGAattagagaaagagaaggaagCGTTACAAAGtgaagttttcaaagaatttaCAGAGAAAATCGGGTTCTCTATTAAAGAGTATGAAAGCCATTCCGGCGAACTAATGAGACAACAATCGAAGGAATTGCAACAATTGCAAAAACAGATCTTAACGGTGGAGAATAAGCTGCAGTTCGAAACAGACAGACTGAACACTACCCAAAGGAGATGTGAAAAGGCACAAAGAGATCTGGCGAATGTTCAAATTGAAATGAAGTCTTTGGAAGAACAAGAGGAGGcaacagaaacaaaaatcaagGCAATAGAGTCTAAGttggaagaaaacaaagcgCACTTGGAAGAGttgcaaaagaaattcataGCCAACCAAACTGACTTGAATTCCAGCGAGGACATTCTGGAAGATTTAAATAATAACTTACAGGCGTTGAAAAGGGGGAGAGACGGTATCAAAGAAGATATCGAGAAgtttgatttggaaagagtTACAGCGTTAAAGAATTGTAAAATTTCTAACATAAATCTACCTATATTATCGGAAACGACAATAGACGATCTGCCCATTTCTTCCGGAGATTCTGAGgcaatttcaatttctaaTAATATTGATGTAGATTATCAAGGTTTACCcaagaaatacaaagaaaatagtaACGACTCAGCAAGAAAGGAGCTAGAGCAAAAGATTGCTGAAGCAGACGAAATATTGAATGAGTTACAACCCAATGCAAGAGCTGTAGAGAGGTATGACGAAGCAGAAGAAAGATTCGATGTGATCAATAACGAAACAGAAGAACTAAAGTCggaagagaaaaaaatactgaaccagttcttgaaaatcaagaagaaaaggaaggaaCTGTTCGAAAAGACTTTTGACTACGTGAGTGACCATTTAGATGCGATCTACAGAGAGCTAACCAAAAACCCCAATTCCACGGTGGAGTTGGCCGGCGGCAATGCCTCTTTGACCATTGAAGACGAGGACGAACCATTCAATGCGGGCATCAAATACCATGCCACTCCACCTCTGAAAAGATTCAAGGACATGGAATACCTTTCTGGTGGTGAGAAGACCGTGGCCGCGCTGGCTCTTCTATTCGCTATCAACTCTTACCAGCCAAGTCCCTTCTTCGTCCTCGATGAAGTGGACGCAGCTCTCGACATCACCAACGTCCAAAGAATCGCAGCCTACATAAGAAGACACCGCAATCCGGACCTCCAGTTCATTGTCATTTCGCTGAAGAACACCATGTTCGAAAAGTCTGACGCCCTCGTTGGTGTTTACAGACAGCAACAAGAAAACTCCTCCAAGACCGTAACCTTGGACTTGAGCAACTACGCCGAATGAGTTGATGGAAGTAAACCATCTACTAAACCACTAAATTACTAAACAcaccaaataaataatagtaTATAGCGTACTCCATACTGGCTAATGTAATATGATAGTAACAAATAGCACCAATAACCTCATTTTCACAGGGTGACCCGACCGCGGTGGGTGGCGCCCGAGGTATCCCTTagaaaagaattttctAAGCTCTTTCTCATCTCCCAGCAGTGGAGAAGTACCACATTCTTTAGAAGTCTACCATTAAGTAGTGGTTAGAAAGTGACATTGCATCTTAGGAAGTAGTTCGAGAACAACACCGAACTGTACAACCGCATTAGCATACAAACGACCGTTTTGTTTCTTGACAATTAGCTTTTCACGTTTGCTTTTTTGATTGTTGCCGCCAATGACTGCtaacaatgatgatgatatcaaATCGCCCATCCCCATTACGAACAAAGCTCTCTCTCAATTGAAGCGCGTAGAGAGAAGTCCCGGAAGGCCCAGTTCGTCGCAAGGCGAGATAAACCGCAAAAAGTCCAGACTGTTTGCATCGGAAGGAAGGCCTGATTCGCCATTGAGAGCAAGGTCCGCCACTCCAACGGTGGACCAAAAAATGTTCAACGGTATGGATTCTACGTCGCTTTTGAACGAAAGATTGGAGCATTACAAGCTTGATTATGTTAGTGACAAGGCGCAACACACTAAGAATATATACGATCCGAACTCTAGATGGTTCAGCAGATCGGTGAGACCCGAATTCCCCATTGAAGAGTTTTTGCCATATAAGACCGAAAGTCATGAGGACCAAGCCAAATACTTGTGCCATGTCTTAGTCAATCTTTATATTGCCATTAGTTCGTTAGATATACAAGGGTTAATCTCTATTTCCAGTAAAGATCTGGctgatttgaagaaagaggTAGACGATTTAGCTTTAAAAACGGACCTTTTCCGATTATCTAATAACACAGCAGAGAACGACTTAGTTGGTAACGACATTGCTGATTACGACGATGCAGAAGGTCTAGAAGACGAGTTGGATGAATACTTCGACCTGGCGGGCCCTGACTTCAATGCCACGGGTAAGATTACCGCTAAATCTGCTACTATCGTCAACGTCAACCATTGGACTAATGAGCTCAAGAACTGTTTGCATTTCGATTTCCCAGTKGCCTTAAGGAAATCCCTTGCCACAGTTTATTATTATCTGTCACTCGTCCAGGGTCAAAAAGTGTATAGGCAAATGCACGTTGATATGTTTGAAAGACTGGTAAACACCGATGACGATAGGACAAATTTCACTGAACTTTTACAAAACGAAGGTCTTTTGTTGGACCATCAAACCATGTTAGATTTCCTATGCGAGTTTTTACCTTATCCAGACCCGGACTATGCTCGATATGAACTAACGTCGAAGGAAGATTTACAGTTATTCAGATTACTTTTGAAGCACGCACACAACGCTAAACCGTTTTTTGACAAAACGAAGGAAAATTTATTAGTTGACACCATGaatttcttgttgtctAGTCTTGCCCCATCCACTATGATGGCCATCATGCCCATTATCACATCTGTCGTCCCTTACCACTATAATATACATTCCAAAATCATTGACTACTTCCCATTCTGCTACAGTATCTGGAGTTCAGTGAGTGCCAACGTGGCCATTGATACTCACATGTATGATTTTGTTGGATCAATATCCAAGGACGTTCATAACAAGATATTAAGCAATGGTCATGGGAAGGAAATAAACAGGGTAgagtttggaaaatttgggATTTTCACAGATGACCAGATGACTTTTATGTTCAACAGACTGCAAGGTCA includes these proteins:
- the SMC1 gene encoding cohesin subunit SMC1, translating into MGRLVGLELSNFKSYRGITKVGFGESNFTSIIGPNGSGKSNMMDAISFVLGVRSNHLRSNILKDLIYRGVLNDGNDDDIDSAGDDDAIISNPNSAYVKAFYQKGSKLVELTRLISRNGDTTYKIDGKTVTYKDYSIFLENENILIKAKNFLVFQGDVEQIAAQSPTDLSRMFEEVSGSIQYKKEYDELKEKIEKLSKSATESIKNRRRIHGELKTYKEGINKNEEYRKQVDKKNELQKFQALWQLYHLEQKKEELTDKLSVSNSEISSLKERINNETKSLQRSKSSFVKESTVISKQKSKLDYIVKDKEKLVSDLRLIKVPQQAAGRRISHIEKRIGSLQRDLERQESYVERFETQLKVITKSKKTFEDEIKESARNYDKFKLNENDLKAYDNLHEKYLTQGGSILEEKISLSNNDKQEIVDELDRFNKRADISKRRITEELFITGEKLDTQLNDLRASLNEKNALHTERLNELKKLQSDIESANNQEYDLNFKLRETLVKIDDLSANQRETMKERKLRENIAMLKRFFPGVKGLVHDLCHPKKEKYGLAVSTILGRNFDSVIVENLTVAQECIAFLKKQRAGTASFIPLDTIETELPTLSLPDSQDYILSINAIDYEPEYEKAMQYVCGDSIICNTLNIAKDLKWKKGVRAKLVTIEGALIHKAGLMTGGISGDTNNRWDKEEYQSLMSLKDKLLIQIDELSNNQRSCSIRAREVENSVSLLNSDIASLRTQVTQQKRSLDENKLEIKYHNDLIDNEIQPKITELEKKLGHLEETKNELEKEKEALQSEVFKEFTEKIGFSIKEYESHSGELMRQQSKELQQLQKQILTVENKLQFETDRLNTTQRRCEKAQRDLANVQIEMKSLEEQEEATETKIKAIESKLEENKAHLEELQKKFIANQTDLNSSEDILEDLNNNLQALKRGRDGIKEDIEKFDLERVTALKNCKISNINLPILSETTIDDLPISSGDSEAISISNNIDVDYQGLPKKYKENSNDSARKELEQKIAEADEILNELQPNARAVERYDEAEERFDVINNETEELKSEEKKILNQFLKIKKKRKELFEKTFDYVSDHLDAIYRELTKNPNSTVELAGGNASLTIEDEDEPFNAGIKYHATPPLKRFKDMEYLSGGEKTVAALALLFAINSYQPSPFFVLDEVDAALDITNVQRIAAYIRRHRNPDLQFIVISLKNTMFEKSDALVGVYRQQQENSSKTVTLDLSNYAE
- the WWM1 gene encoding Wwm1p translates to MGQSKSNPPQVPSGWKAVFDDEYQTWFYVDLSTNSSQWEAPKGTTWSRPTGPPPGASNEKSARQQADQAPPAYSSQSQPQAQAQQARYYQPQQAQYPQQQQAYYSQQPPMAAAAPQQAYYGAAPNAKKSGGRSNAMMGGLLGVGAGLLGGAMLENAFDNHDQDNVYVENNYYGDDNGGDFDGGYDGGFDGGFDGGDF
- the HXT10 gene encoding hexose transporter HXT10, yielding MSVLEASTKMSTSPSGKEEVKQTPEVRELSPDIPNKPIIAYWTVMCLCLMIAFGGFIFGWDTGTISGFINQTDFKRRFGQEQRDGSYQLSDVRTGLIVGIFNIGCAVGGLTLGRLGDIYGRRIGLMCVIMVYIVGIVIQIASIDKWYQYFIGRIVSGMGVGGVAVLSPTLISEISPKHLRGTCISFYQLMITLGIFLGYCTNYGTKKYSNSIQWRVPLGLCFAWAIFMIVGMVMVPESPRFLVEKGRYEEARRSLAKSNKVTVTDPGVVSEVDAITANMEAERAAGNASWSELFSNKGAILPRVIMGVVIQSLQQLTGCNYFFYYGTTIFNAVGMEDSFETSIVLGIVNFASTFVALYIVDKFGRRKCLLWGSASMAICFVIFATVGVTRLWPHGKDQPSSQSAGNVMIVFTCFFIFCFAITWAPIAYVIVAESYPLRVRNRAMAIAVGANWMWGFLIGFFTPFITRAIGFSYGYVFMGCLIFSYFYVFFFVCETKGLTLEEVNEMYEERIKPWKSGDWVPSAKRLEQLTDGTPLDTEDIK
- the CDC4 gene encoding SCF ubiquitin ligase complex subunit CDC4; its protein translation is MCPFPLAEFPLRELPVPYNYRVSSDKSTLESGSAVVAAAGTHRNSTKTNVVDMQDGDEDSSELQRKRTVGSGESTPEHENFKRSKSNNHESFRQPNFQCAVESSMDIDGIHNLSELPNDAESLSIPVDDTSAAPAATNTAATAGSDTNININNTAINSINLMEEGALPLSPTASSPGTTTPLAKTTKGNKNNDITDLIESKDSIISPEYLSDEIFSAINNNLPHAYFKNLLFRLVANMDRSELSDLGTLIKDNLKRDLITSLPFEISLKVFNYLQFDDIINSLRVSQSWNKVIKKSTSLWKKLLVSENFVSSEKFNSFNLKLSEKYPKLLQQDRLRLYFLESMFILKNWYNPKFLPQRTTLRGHMTSVITCLQFEDNYVITGADDKMIRIYDSINKKFLLQLSGHDGGVWALKYVHGGILVSGSTDRTVRVWDIKKGCCTHVFKGHNSTVRCLDIVEYKNTKYIVTGSRDNTLHIWKLPEETSTTERQDDYPLVFHTPEENPYFVGVLRGHMASVRTVSGHGNIVVSGSYDNTLIVWDVAQMKCLYILSGHTDRIYSTIYDHKRKRCISASMDSTIRIWDLENIWNNGECSYATNSASPCAKILGAMYTLHGHTALVGLLRLSDKFLVSAAADGSIRGWDANDYSRKFSYHHTNLSAITTFYVSDNILVSGSEGQFNIYNLRSGKLVHSNILKDADQIWSVNFKGKTLVAAVEKDGQSFLEILDFSKMSKINYVSNPANSSSSSLESISTSLGLARTTIIP